Part of the Nothobranchius furzeri strain GRZ-AD chromosome 2, NfurGRZ-RIMD1, whole genome shotgun sequence genome, GTGTTATATACAAAAGTGTCGCCCAGCAAGGTGCACAGATATACGTCCACTGACTTGGTTTGATCACCAGTGTGAGAGGAAAGTGAACCTGTAGTGGCTTTGTTTATGTGACCCATcacgcctaaagcttggtttatgcttgacgcatttactttccgcttggtgatgcggctcgcggatggaacgcgcttcacaacttgcagcgtttatggttcatgcggcttgtctctgcggtgagccaatattctcccaaactgtagggggcagcatggagctgtaCGGCATGCAtctaacactacaccatagtagaagtaaaaatgactgtttacaacatggcattccagcatttttaacagcttcctcgtcttttccgacagtgcgagctatttatctccaagaattattaacaaaatgttgatcacggtgatctctgagagctgaatcatacaaatgtctgtatttacgaacctctgccatactagttcttgccagtccaccatgtttttccgcgcccaaccgtccgcgtggttacaaaatctcctaggtgcgcgttgcggaaattttgggccgtgcggagactcggtggaggttgttaaaatgacgcaacttttccgcatggagccgtgcggacctcgcggacgcgtcaagcataaaccatccTTAAACCAACCTTCAGTCATCAGTCTGTTCTTGAATCGGTTCTGCAGTGGTGAAGGCAAAAAAAAGTACGTGTGTGAGCTCTCCAAGCAAAGTGCCCTCCAACACCGGTCCCTGTGAAGAATCGGCGGATTCCAGGCTGGTGTCACAGTGAGTAcaaatttaaaaaatacaaataacgTTATACAGATAGAAATGATATAAAAAAGAGAGGAATTGTAgaccaaaatatatatatatatgtgtatatatatttatatatataaaaaacagTCTCCCATCTCCATCCTCTTTCGTTCTCTTTTTAACTTTCCTCAGTTGTGACTGGATTGAAAAAGTAAACCCTAAACATTCTTAACGTCAACAAATGTGCAAAAAAAGTGGCGGCAGTGAAAGTCCAAGCGTCCATCCAGGAAGCCCCCCCTCTCAGCCCACCCTTGTCCTCGTCTCCAGGAGTGTGTCTGAGGATAAACCTGATCCGAGATGCAGGCTTCATGTGCCTGTGCTTAAGCGTCTAGGCCCGTGCGTGCAGCTCACGGTGTCTCAGAGCGAGTTCAGCCAGAGGGTTTGGGGGCGGCAGGGTCATCCAGGGTACTATGAGGGTTTCTGTGTTGTAGCAGTTGTCTGTTAGCGAGTCCTAGCATGCTCCAGCCTGCGCATCAGCTGATGCCTGCGAGCCTGGAGCCGGTCCTTCTCCTGCTGGAGCCTCATCTCCTCTGCTTCCAGCGAGCTCACGTAATCAGTTGCTTTCTTCAGGATTAGGACCTTCGCCGCCTTCTCGTTGTGTGCCAGTTCTGGTACGTGGTCACGCAGCATCAGGAAGCTGGAGCGCAGGTCGTTGCGGCGCTGGCGCTCCAGGATGTTGTGGTTGCGTCTGCGCTCGCTGTCCTCGGAGTCTGAGCTGCCGCGCGGGCTGCTGTCCCCGCTGGTGCTGCGCTTGCTGCGTGTCCCAGCGACCGAGATGCAGgacgaggaggaagaggatgaagAGATGGTTCTGGTGGGAGGGCGTGGTGCGTCTGCTGTCTTCTGCTTCTTTGGAGGTGGGATCAGGTCGTCATCTGAGGCGTACGGTGAAGGAGCTGCGTAGTTGTGTTGCTGCTGGTGGACCGAGCTCCTCTTCAGGATGAGCTCCTGAGGGGCGCGGCTGATGAACCGGCTCATCACTCCGCATCCCGACACACTTCCTTTTACATCCTGGCTCTTGGGATGTACAGATGTACAGAGGCCAGCAACCATGGGCAACGTCTTGCTGACTGTGGAGCGCCTCTTCTCTACCGTGACCACatcaatctcctcctcctcctcttcctcctcttcttcctcctcctcatcttcctcctcatcttcctcttcttcatcctcatcatcttcttctggaagaaaaaaaacacatttaggaCTGGGATAAAACTCCTGTCATGATCTGTCTGTGGGACAGCCGCTGACAGGTACAGAAATGAGTGTGTGGGAGAGAATGTTGCTCAACGCCGTTTGCAAGAGAAGTTTGGTGTCAGTCACTTCTCAGCTAATCTACTCTGCAGGCATTGGCATGTTCGTTCTCAGACAGCAGACAGGCTGGATTTATGCGTTTTATTCTGACGCCCTCCTTCAAATGTCTTCTAATCTTCAGTTTGATGCTTTTCAGTTAGTCTGCagctttaattaatttttttgttaACTCTTTGAAGATTGTATTAAATCTCATCAAAATACCCGAACTCGAGTCTTATCATTTGCTGAGAGTTGTTTTTTTAAAGGGGTGAGAGGAAGTTAGGAGGCATGAGAGAGTGTGAGGCACAGTTAAAATGCCTTTGTGATAATGGCTCTCATTATCAGCTCAGGAGAAGCTGAAGAGTGTGGCATTTTACAGCTTATGGGAACCCACTTCAGACAGGATGCTgcctcaacacacacacatgcacacacgcacacacacacacgctgatcaCACATAGTCTGCTGCTGACATCAAAACAAAGCTGGTCACAGCTGGCTGCAGGAGGGGAGGGAGAGGGGGCGTGGCCGCCACATGTGAGGCTTGGATTTGGATCTCTTTTTTTTTGGATTGTCAGCACATCTGTCTGAAGAAACGGTTCTTGCGACACCAAACGCGGCGCGTCTGGACGCTGCTGCTGCAGGCAGCGGAAGCGCACTGGAGGGCAAAGTGCGCAGGACTCAGGCGATCGGATCACCGTGATTTAAGCCCCCCAAAACTGGAGCGGCGCCAGGAAGACAGCTGTCGAGATGGAGTGCTTGCTCAAGGCTGTCACCCTTTGACAAGCCTTCcacccccgcacacacacacaaagaagggGAAAAGAAGTCAGGACTCTCCCTCTTTGCCTCGCTGTTGAAGGTCTTTGCACCGTTTCACAGTGAAAACACACTGATAAGGACTTGTATTTGTTTGAGAACTCGTGGGCAGTAATGTGGCAAATGATGACTCAGAACAAGGTCATTTTCCAATGGAATCGCACGATTACCTTATAAAAATGGGAACTAGTATAGGTCTGCTCCGTGTTCCAGTGTGATATGAGTAGTTCTAGATTCTTTTATGTCTTGAAATATAAGCTCAGTTCAGGACAGGCTGTCTAAAACGAGTGCCAATTTCTCACCCGCTGTGCGTAAATTGGCCTCTAATCCATGCGTAATGAAAGCCTCCACGGCACCGTGAACTGGACACTTTATCAGTTCATCGCATTATTGAACACCCTTTCATCTCCTCCCCCTACAACCTGGTCGGTGTGTGTctctgtattttttattttttttttggcgTGGATGCCAACCGAGTTCACTAAGGCATACAATTCCCTATTTTACTGCCATCTGCCGGATGAAAAGCCTGCTGATTACATAAACCCACAGTTCACTGTgtcactactgtgtgtgtgtgtgtgtgtgtgtgtgtgtgtgtgtgtgtgcgtgcgtgcgtgcgtgtgtgtgtgcgtgcgtgtgcgtgcgtgcgtgtaatcCGATTCTGAGCCAATCATAGACGCAGATCTTAAAATAAAAGTCTAAAGAGATTTTCTGTCCTTAATCAAGATTTActaaagtttattattattattattattattattattattattattattattgttgttattattatattcCTAAATGAAATTCTCACCTGAATCACTGGCTGCACTCTCGTGAGCAGCCGGTGCGTCAGCGGTCCCGGACGCTTCCGTGCTG contains:
- the mycn gene encoding N-myc protein isoform X2 — translated: MPAILSKNSDLEFDSVQPCFYPDEDDFYFCGPDSAPPGEDIWKKFELLPTPPLSPSRAALPGEPTTVSPEVDLLGFGLGDPMDWASELLLLPEDDIWGASDDGDLFGSALDTNPDSIIIHDCMWSSFSAREKLERAVTEKLGKAISTATTSGRSTYVKAPEVVSRSSVSECVDPTVVFPFPVNKKSVSTEASGTADAPAAHESAASDSEDDEDEEEEDEEEDEEEEEEEEEEEEEIDVVTVEKRRSTVSKTLPMVAGLCTSVHPKSQDVKGSVSGCGVMSRFISRAPQELILKRSSVHQQQHNYAAPSPYASDDDLIPPPKKQKTADAPRPPTRTISSSSSSSSCISVAGTRSKRSTSGDSSPRGSSDSEDSERRRNHNILERQRRNDLRSSFLMLRDHVPELAHNEKAAKVLILKKATDYVSSLEAEEMRLQQEKDRLQARRHQLMRRLEHARTR
- the mycn gene encoding N-myc protein isoform X1, with amino-acid sequence MPAILSKNSDLEFDSVQPCFYPDEDDFYFCGPDSAPPGEDIWKKFELLPTPPLSPSRAALPGEPTTVSPEVDLLGFGLGDPMDWASELLLLPEDDIWGASDDGDLFGSALDTNPDSIIIHDCMWSSFSAREKLERAVTEKLGKAISTATTSGRSTYVKAPEVVSRSSVSECVDPTVVFPFPVNKKSVSTEASGTADAPAAHESAASDSEEDDEDEEEEDEEEDEEEEEEEEEEEEEIDVVTVEKRRSTVSKTLPMVAGLCTSVHPKSQDVKGSVSGCGVMSRFISRAPQELILKRSSVHQQQHNYAAPSPYASDDDLIPPPKKQKTADAPRPPTRTISSSSSSSSCISVAGTRSKRSTSGDSSPRGSSDSEDSERRRNHNILERQRRNDLRSSFLMLRDHVPELAHNEKAAKVLILKKATDYVSSLEAEEMRLQQEKDRLQARRHQLMRRLEHARTR